The sequence GTTAAAACCTCTTGTTAAACTAAAGTGTCCCGGTCTACAGATTTGAATCTCTATCAAACTTTATATGAGGACGgcttttctctgcttctctttatTTCTAATGAACTGTTTATGAAAGTCAAcaaacactgtctgataaacagcCCTGTAGTAAATCCTCCCCTCATGAAggttgtgatgttgtgttgatTCAAATGTAAGATCATTTAGGAGGCTGCAGTTTGTGGTGCTGTCAAACTTCGAGGGGAAGTATTTAAACTTCACTCTCTAAAGCAGATTCATAATAATCTAAACACATGTCCAAACAAGGCAACACATTCATGATAATTCAGTATATCACTGTAACATTGCCATTGCATATAATGAGGTGAACCTCATTTCATGCAATGTTTTCCTGCTCCTTTCGTCATACAGTGCATCATACAGGCTtcttaagaaaattaagaagCCTGAGCAAAGAGCTGCATGGTCTACACAacgcagagagcagcagcacaacaatCTCAAGTGTTGCTTTCTACATTTGAGGATCAGACTCTCAACAACTAGGTAAGTGACTTTGTTTAGTGTCAAAATCCTTTGTTTATTGCTCTATTTAGTCTGGGTTTAGTTTTCCCAACAAGTTTATCTTCTTAAAAGTAGCTCCTGCAATGTAGGGGAGAGTCACAGAGGTTTAAgatcaatataatataaaatataaaagcagtaagataaaaaatgtattgtctCACAAACACCGTTAGAGGAAGTGTTGCCTTTatctgttttctgtattttcttccGGTTACTTCACTTCAGTCTTTTTGGATATTCTCTTCAACAAATACAGGACCATGTGTTGTGTGCAGTATTAAAAATGTCCATCATAGTTTATATCTGAACAAAACAGATGAATGTGTAAAGTTTCTTGAGAAATGCAGTAGTAACAAGGACTAGACGTTAAGGAATGTCGACACAATGACTGATCCGATGAGTAAAACAGTCGTTTCCAATGTTGTGAGAAACTAAAAGTGGAAAACTCTCAatggaaacatgtttgtgttgctaCAGATAGAGGACGGTGTGTGAGGCAGCAGTGTGAATTAAATCCAACCCACACGTTCATTTGACTTcattcacagacacatacaaacaaaacaaccccTCCAGCAATCGTTCATCATGAACTTGACGGACACCAGCTGCAGCCTCACCTCAGCAGAATATCAGTACTCCCTCCTCCCAGGGGTCTACATCCTGGCGTTTGTCCTGGGTCTACCTGGAAATCTGGCTGCTCTCTTCGTCTTCACCTTCAAGATCACCCCTCGCACAGCCTTCAGCGTGTTCATCAGCAACCTGGCCCTGGCGGACATCCTCATCCTCTGCACTCTGCCCTTCAGGATCCACTACCACCTCCACAGAGACAACTGGGTGTTTGGGGACGTCGCCTGCCGCATCACTGGGGTCCTGTTCTACTGCAACAACTACATGAGCCTCTGTTTAATGGCTTGTATCTGTGTGGACCGCTACATGGCCACGGTGCATCCTCACGCCTACCAGAGGCAGCGGAGGCCCTGGCGCTCTCTGGCCGTGAGTGTGGCGCTCTGGTGCGTTGCTGGAGTGGCGATGCTGGTCTTCGTCGTCTTGGGGCCTCTGGAAACCAACGTCAACCAATCTGGAGGCCGCAGTTGTTTCGAGAACTTATCCAAGCACGAGTGGGACACACGTGCGGGGGTGTACAACCTCCTGGGCCTGATCTTATTCTCCCTGCTGCCCACCGTGATCATCCTGGTTTGTTACCCACTGGCTGTGAAGCGCATCTCCATGATCAGGACTAACACAGCCCAAAGAGCCTTGAGGGTCATTTACACCATCCTGGCCATCAcgctgctctgcttcctgccCAACCACCTGGTGTATCTGCTGCACATCCTGCAACGCACGGGTGTCATCAAGAGCTGCACCACCGCCAACCGCATCTTTGAAGCCAGGCGGGTCACCATGGCCCTCGTCACCCTCAACACGTGCCTGGACCCCGTGCTGTACTATGTCACCACCGGCCACTTCAAATGGAGGCTCTTGAAGATGACATGGCTGTGTGGACGagtggagaggagcagagatgtTAGTACGATTGCAGTGGACCGAGAAGCTGAACCTGTAGATATATAACTGAAATATAACTCTGCTTTCCTTGTCTATATATGAAACTGGAGACTTTTCTatgaaagtatttattaaaattgtcattttaaatcaaaataaagggAAGGATCGAAAACATGCTTTTCTTTATCTTGTGCGGTTGTGTCTCGTAATGAGTCTTCAGCAAGCAGACGTTAAGAATCaacatttctcatgttaaagcaatgttattttatatattttaaacttaaaacagAAGAAGTAGACCTGTGCAAAGATTTaggaatttgaacaagttattgtatttctttttaaattcatcAAATAAAAAGCGACAGCACAGTAACATTTTTAGTACCTGTTGTTTTAATGTCCATTCACTACAGGGTTCTATTTATATTGAGTATCTAGTATAATTGTAATAACTCCACAGCTTCACccgtatgggggggggggggggggggggtactggcTGCACAGTCAGGACAGGCCCGTGGTTAATGAAGGTGTGtcactgcagtaaagtgagccgtcatcTGGGAAGCCAGCCGCCACCGGGGTTTTTTTTGCGCGTCTACTTGTGGCTATACGGTAAAACAGCATGGTTGGCTGAAACGGCCTAAAATTActacaaatacaataaattttttttttttttttttttttttttaatctttatggcgtatctgctcatgtcaattatcatgtatttttagtgcaaattaaagggcaagtctgtaaaaaaaaaaaaatgtgtacataatgtaaccattagggatgagcgagtacagcattatctgtatctgtatctgtatctgttaaccatatgaattatctgtatccgtatccgtactcggaatgggcggggcctaacccggaagtgggtgtgatttaacccggaagtaggccgggttgtcttgaaagcatgcaattgataggggttgatcagaaattgttatatttattgctgattagaaaactattacaggacagcatcagcattgagcttcagatcaatgattttgatcacaatagcaaacgaactatttacagaaaaagttttgcaacaatgaatacaacacatgctgttgcaattatgaagtgaaatgtaatataatataatataatatatataatatataatgtgtgtgtgtagcttaatttgtaatattttttataccactactaccgagaaagtgtcagacactcagtgcgtgaagtaaaataaaactggttagagccaactgacggtttaaaaaaaaaaaaaaactccaacgaccggcagagagagggagagagagagagagagagagtagccagacgctagagagtagtcagacactcaatccgtgaagttaaaaaaaaaaactgtttaaaaaaaaaaaaaaaaaaaactccgacaggcagagacgcaatgcgagtcgctttctaccagcaccacgtctgaacgaacccacgtttaacagaactctactggttaataagtaagtacaaactgaaataaaaacaaacttcaagctgaagaaaccctaaacgttaacggaaaagacccgcgaacctgagtgactgagagacagagagctgttctgtgagtgagtgagcagagcggtgtgtgaaggggaggagcgctgtgacgctctgtgaggattttcattcagtccgagcacagatattgactcgtattactcgtataatactcgtgctcggcaaaagtgctttatccgtaccggacactcgtttcagccgagtatccggctcatctctagtaaccatatttggatgctgattaaaaatattccttgagaagTTATAAGTGATATCGAGtgaattcctgttcatggtgtctctgactatgctgatacaaatttttgggtacttttactgtagaataactgagaaaattaaagggcaaatctgggaagtggcccaatgtattcataatgttaccatatttggaagctcataaaaaatattccttgagaggttataagttacttcgagtggattcctgttcatggtgtctctgactatgctgatacacagttttgagtatttttactgtagaataactgagaaaattaaacggcaaatctgggaagtggcccaatgcagtttccagtggattcctgttcatagaGCCTCTGACTATGCAATGTCCACATTCAAATTTAGATGGAACCTCCTGTTTTCACAGACTCATTCCACTTCAACATGATAGTAGATCATCTCTGAGTGTCAGCGACATTATATCAGTAAAGACTGAACTAAATTTTCAAAATGACTCCCCTTTAAACTGAAaagggattttgttttattttttaaacaattaattaattgttacTGAATATCATTTAGGTGTCTTaccttcctccatgttgttcGATGTACTCTCAAACAAGCATTTCCAAATACATGTCCAAGTATATGAGGTGGAGTGTGTCAACTTTACATTTATCAACTTTGATTGCACTAGTTGAACCTGTTAATAGCCCACATTAATAGTCTGCATGAGAAGCTACAGAGACAGGGAGCGGAATCAATAAAATGCTAAAGAAACAATGAGATGGCTGtgaaaaaatgaacattttgatATCGATTGGT comes from Pleuronectes platessa chromosome 6, fPlePla1.1, whole genome shotgun sequence and encodes:
- the LOC128443085 gene encoding lysophosphatidic acid receptor 6-like — translated: MNLTDTSCSLTSAEYQYSLLPGVYILAFVLGLPGNLAALFVFTFKITPRTAFSVFISNLALADILILCTLPFRIHYHLHRDNWVFGDVACRITGVLFYCNNYMSLCLMACICVDRYMATVHPHAYQRQRRPWRSLAVSVALWCVAGVAMLVFVVLGPLETNVNQSGGRSCFENLSKHEWDTRAGVYNLLGLILFSLLPTVIILVCYPLAVKRISMIRTNTAQRALRVIYTILAITLLCFLPNHLVYLLHILQRTGVIKSCTTANRIFEARRVTMALVTLNTCLDPVLYYVTTGHFKWRLLKMTWLCGRVERSRDVSTIAVDREAEPVDI